GTTAAGGCACAGATTAGCCAGGGTCTAATGGAGTGTTGGGAAAGGCTTgtggggctgaataacctcctcttGTGTTCTTATATTCCTCTGCGTTAATCACCAGATCATCAGAACTTCTGAAATGAGTGAAACATTAATCGCAAGACTGGAATCAGTGTAACTGAAACCTCTATCGGGACAAATGGTTTCTGATGTTATTCTTACTGAGTTTCGAGTTCCCAGTAAGTCTCTCTGAAGTATTACTGATGGTCTAAATCCATCTCTCCCTCGATGAATGCTCTCTCTGTTCATTTACTCTGTTCGTTTTGAAGTGATTATTTTGCTAATTTCAGGTCTGTTACGGAAATTACGAGAATATCATGCACTGCCGTTCCTCCATCTTCCATTTGGGATATATTTATTGATAGGACAACgttctttcaaactccagctaaCACACCAATGGTTTTCTACATTAATAGTCTCGGGCTGTTACGGTTTTATTTCAGAATGTGAACAGCATTCACAGAATGGGATATGATGAGATTATGAAGTAGTTCCAGTTAATCTGCAGCAGCGACACGGGCCTTTGCTGAATGTTCTCCTGTGGACATTCTCTGGTCACTTTATCTCCATCGCCCTTCACTGCAACAGCCGTGGTTCAGTGGTTCCCCTCTCCTCTCTGAGTCAGGAGGATGTGGTTTCGAGacccttttgaaagtccaggttGATAGTTCAAGAAGTACTAATGCCATGCTGCACAGTTGAATAACAGACACTCCTAGGCTGTTTTATATAAACCTCAAATTCACAAACTCTGTAGCTTCCAAATCAGTATTTTTTGACTCACAATTTGCGCCACCGGATGTGATGTCTTTCCTATCGTACTCTTTCGAACAAAGTACTCCTAAACGAATATCACGAAACAGATTATTATTTTGTGGGGCTTTGTGTGCAAATTCACATTTAATTGTGCACtcggaagtcaaagtgaccacctcCCGACAGAAGGTGAAGGCCCATATTGACACTGTGTGTGAAACTTACCAGAGCTAGGTATTACTGCGAAGTTCAAGGAACTCTGTGCTGAGGTCGCTGGTAACATTGTTGTATTGCCAATTATTTCCTGAAACCACACTGGTCAAACATCATATTCAAAGCTTCAATCGTGCACCAACTTCAGTAAAGATGTATCCTCGCTAAACTGCATGATAATTTTGTATGTCAGTTGAAAAATACATTATAATGTTTATATTTCGGATATGACACGAACAATGAACGCTGAGGCTGAAGGAATCGAGAGTTGGGAAACGATAAGCATTAAGGAACAGTTATAATGACATTTTTAGACTTAACAGGCGACATTGGTGGTTGGATTCTGTGAGCGATGGACATTGTTTGCTTTGTTTCCAGTCATTGCATAACATTTACAAACAGAAACAAGTATAAATGATTGTAATCGTTTTATAATTAGATTCATTGTTAATTCAGAGTCACGACTCCTTAAACTGTCACTCTAAGTAAGACGGGGACTATAATGAATAAATCATTGAATAACTGGTACAATTGTTAAATCAATGACTATTTGAATAACAAACAGGTGGCATGATTGATCAATGTTTATGGCAGAATATTTTAGATAAATAAGTTACGAACGAAACTAAAACGTATTGGGAGCAgtctcaccacacggactgcaacggttcaagaaaatGCCTCACCTCCATCTCTCGCAGTGactgggaagcaacacaccatctctGATTCCGGATTACTACAGTCATTTTTCTTAGAACTTTCCCACGACATTTCTGTGTCAAAGGTACCCGTCCCACTCACTCCTcacccaaccacacacacacaaacactgaattAAATTAAGCTTATACACTCTGAAACGCCTGTGATAGAATTTACACCGAAGAGTTTATTATCAAAGTCAGTTCTAGAGGAATACAGTTAATTATTTCGACACCAGCTGCTCAGGATGTCTCTTCAGTGCAGAAATGTCTCTGGTACATgttgtattctctctctctctcactttccggcTTACCCTCTTTCTATATCAAATTGTTAAACTGTTGAAGGACACAATATCCTGCAGATCCCAAGGATCCCAGTCAAACTATTCGGAATATCTCTTATATTGTTGATTGTTTGTTCTGGAGCTCAGGTTTATATATTGCCCCGATCCTCTGGGATGGACTTCAGGACAGTCTTTCACACCAGGGAGATGGATTCTCAATATTGCTGATGTACCGGTTTAATATTACAGAGCGATTCGGCCAATTCAGAGGGAACACCTTCTTACTCATTATCTCTGAAGGTGACTCTCGGTAGGTATCTGGTTTTACCTGAAACCTCTGGTCTCActtgcactgatctttgcagccaTCCTGGTATCGCCACCACCATCTCCCTCTGAGGTTTCCTGCAATATCAGAGGTGACAACATCCTGGTCTGGATTGTCGTCCTTCTTCTATCGTCTACTTTGGAAAGTTCTTCTGTTCCGAGGATCAACGGATGAAATATTGTTGTGTTGCTGCTCACATCTCAACTTCACTTTGCGGCCATTGTTGGATTTTATTCAGATGGGATTGTGTTGTTTAAATCGCCGATGAATTTCCAGAGAGGGGAAATCGGCTGAACATCTGAAATGTTCATCCGGTGGTTTGTAAACAGAAACTTCTGTTATTTGGTCGAGTTGATCCACAGCAATTCACCATGTAATATGTTGTTTGGCAGCTGTTTTTCACCGGTCTTTACTCATTACCGCTAGTCTGAAAATATAACCTGGCAACTCTAGGCCATTTCCCTCACCAGGTATCTACTctcctctgctgttcacggatccaAACCCCGCCGTTTAATCTAATTTCTTGGCGGTCCTCGTTTAGCATTTACCACATTTTGGGCCGGTTTCATTCTCACGATTCCCTACTAGATCATTTATCTTCCAATTTATAATTGACCATTTATTACTTATTTTCAATTAatttttttatgttttcttttgattAGTTCATTTGTTCTTTCACTGGACTGTTACTTCTTGCAATTATTTATAGTTTATTATCTCACTGTTAACTTACTTGTAGCAGTTCAATGGCTGGAAATTTACCCCGAGCTCTTCCGTTCTCCACTGCACGTCCGATGATGTTACAGTGGAACGGGAGCAGCTCTGAGCAAATTCCACACAAAGTCTACTTGGTTCGTTCTATGTTATTTGCTAAAGGTATCTCTTTAAATTTATTTACTCCACACTGTATACATTACATTGCAATTTCATATCAAAATCTTTTCAATTACACAGTTCCAGCAGCAGTAAACTCCAGTTCCCATCCCATGATCCTGCAGTAAAGGACATTTCATACTAAACACTGTGGACCTGAATCATTCCTTGTATCCTGATGGATGATCCTTTTTTTTCTGTTCGTTTGTGTTTTGCAGTAAATgtgatgacgattgtgatcctgtcccggggaaagtgtggtctctccagatgtatcactcactacctggtcgccatggcagcagcggatctattgGTCACTATCACTGACGTGGTGTTAAATCGGattaatgattattatttcccgACTACCTTCCTGTTTCTCACCCCTGTGTGCTCTTTCCACACCGTCCTGGTTCGTGCAGCCACTGAtatttctgtctggttaacagtcgctttcacttttgatcgttttgttactatttgttgccagaagctgaggactaaatattgcaccgagaaaacggcagctgtagtTATAGGAACTGTGTGTCTGCTGTTCTGTTTGAAAAacattccctggtactttacatttGAACCCTACATTACAATCGACAACATACCCTGGGGCTGCCATCAAAAGCTGCAGTATTACACATTAACTGCATGGGTAGCATTTAGCTGGATTGACCGCTGTCTCACCCCACTGCTCCCAACATTCCTGatattactgctcaatgctctgaccattggacacattttagtggccagtagagtccGCAGGAGGTTGAGGGGCACCAGGAATGCCGTGGATCACAATGATccggagatggagagcagaagaaaatctatcattttactgttcgcTATATCCGGAAACttcatactgttatggatgacgtaTGTGATAGTTTTCCTATTAATCCAAATTACAAACCAATATTATTCAACAGGTTTCAATGACCCGATGATGATCGCAGACTATACCAGCTACATGCTCCTGCttttgagctgctgcacaaacacgtgtatttatgcagtgatccagactaaattcagagaggagctgaagaatgggatgaAATATCCACTGAGGATAATACTTACATTATTGAAACAAAGAAAATAACAGAGGAATTCCCAGAATTGAAGCTGAATCACATCTCATATTATATCCTGTGTTCTTTGTGCCTTCTGCTGACTCCATCTCTGGCCCACTCTGCTCCAGTTGTAATGTTGGACAATATCAGACAAAGACTGTgtttttcaatgtaggagtctgtgACCGAGGTAGAAACGGTGACATTATCCAGATGATAATAGAGGTTTTTGttttctctttgttttctcaatgaaattgatccggatgaaactgacgagcacagctgccgatacttcaatctccgatcctgctgtcttcacagtccagagtgtctgcagccacggcatgcggtaagtccattgaggtgaagaaggagctgcgggacccgagagaagtcctgagaaaaggtgccccgaacacccaaaaaatccacgaacgccccccccccccaaccccccggccgcaacttcaaagcgcccgcgggagatggctcggagagcatctgcagcgcactgtcggcaatgctgcatgcctttatttaaaccactgcaaaaaaaaaaaacccttagcaaatgtaatcacctctaagtctgcttcacctcccgaaggacgtggatgagctttccggacgtcgatggtgggcactgaggaaatggcttattacctgcaccagcttcccccccactcccacccctttaccccccttccacccccccacccccgtccccttccctgctccaccctctcagctcaccccctcacaacccccgtcccagcccgccccccctcgcaccatcttcaccccgcacccccttcgcctgcaacccccccaccccctccctctacccctcccccttgcatcccctcctcccaccggcaccatcctacacctgtgtaggggccccaacaaccccactgccctgtgggcgtctcgggagggaccaaggctaagggagtaaaccctaacagaaaatccggagcggaaccccgtaggcggtcatgtgtcacctttggcatgtttccggcagttcctgcagccatactggtgccaaacgtcgtgtcctgcactcctttggaccccaccagaaaggccgagaggggggttttgacgactgggcaactctcaacctccataaatttgcccaggcatgcgccatggagaggtcactccatagttgcctcacagcgactgaaacaacacggaaggcagcagttatgggttataagtccagataaattggcgtagaaactgggcgccacgggttgcctttgtcggtgggagaggtcattgcacctcactggacagctaccgcccgcctcaaaccgggcagcccccggtcaataaggttctgtcccgccacagtctgcctgcttcaatgggtgcttggagttcagggtcattgcccgaaaggtggactgatacaccgcaccaaacaacatgaaaaaaggaaagaaggtaccagccctttgctttgcaagctggaacgtcagaactatgtgtcctggcctgtcagaagaccttacacaaatcaacgattctcggaagaccgccatcattaacaacgagctcagtagattcaatgtggacattgcagcacttcaggagactcacctcccgcgagtggctctctagcagagcaagactacaccttcttctggcagggcagggatcctgaagaaccaagacagcatggagtgggcttcgccatcagaaactccttgctcagcatgatagagcctccctcaaatggctcggaacgcatactgtccatccgactgctcaccacctctggtccagtacacctactcagcatctatgctccaacactctgctccccacctgaagctaaagaccagttctatgaacaactccataacatcattagcagcatccccaacaccgaacacctattcctgctgggggactttaatgccagggttggggccgaccatgactcatggccctcctgccttgggcgctatggcgttggaaggatgaatgagaacgggcagagactgcttgagttatgtacctatcataacctctgcatcaccaactcgttctttcacactaaaccctgtcaccaggtttcatggaggcacccaagatcacgtcgttggcaccagctagacctcattgtcacaaggcgagccgccttaaacagtgttcaaatcacacgcagcttccacagtgtggactgcgacaccgaccactccctggtgtgcagcaaggttagactcagaccaaagaagttgcatcattccaagcagaagggccacccgcgcatcaacacgagcagaatttctcacccacagctgttacaaaaatttctaaattcacttgtaacagcccttcaaaacactcccacaggggatgctgagaccaagtgggcccacatcagagacgccatctatgagtcagctttgaccacctaaggcaaaagtgcgaagagaaatgcagactggtttcaatctcataatgaagagctggaacctgtcatagccgctaagcgcattgcactgttgaactacaagaaagcccccagcgatttaacatccgcagcacttaaagcagccagaagtactgcacaaagaacagctaggcgttgcgcaaacgactactggcaacacctatgcagtcatattcagctggcctcagacaccggaaacatcagaggaatgtatgatggcatgaagagagctcttgggccaaccatcaagaagatcgcccccctcaaatctaaatcgggggacataatcactgaccaacgcaaacagatggaccgctgggttgagcactacctagaactgtactccagggagaatgctgtcactgagactgacctcaatgcagcccagcctctaccagtcacggatgagctggacatacagccaaccaaatcggaactcagtgatgccattgattccctagccagcggaaaagcccctgggaaggacagcattacccctgaaataatcaagagtgccaagcctgctatactctcagcactacatgaactgctatgcctgtgctgggacgagggagcagtaccccaggacatgcgcgatgccaacatcatcaccctctataaaaacaaaggtgaccgcggtgactgcaacaactaccgtggaatctccctgctcagcatagtggggaaagtctttgctcgagtcgctctgaacaggctccagaagctggccgagcgcgtctaccctgaggcacagtgtggctttcgtgcagagagatcgaccattgacatgctgttctcccttcgtcagatacaggggaaatgccgtgaacaacagatgcccctctacattgctttcattgatctcaccaaagcctttgacctcgtcagcagacgtggtctcttcagactactagaaaagatcggatgtccaccaaagctactaagtatcgtcacctcattccatgacaatatgaaaggcacaattcaacatggtggctcctcatcagagccctttcctatcctgagtggtgtgaaacagggctgtgttctcgcacccacactttttgggattttcttctccctgctgctttcacatgcgttcaaatcctctgaagaaggaattttcctccacacaagatcagggggcaggttgttcaaccttgcccgtctaagagcgaagtccaaagtacggaaagtcctcatcagagaactcctctttgctgacgatgctgctttaacatctcacactgaagagtgcctgcagagtctcatcgacaggtttgcgtctgcctgcaatgaatttggcctaaccatcagcctcaagaaaatgaacatcatggggcaggacgtcagaaatgctccatccatcaatattggcgaccacgctctggaagtggttcaagagttcacctacctaggctcaactatcaccagtaacctgtctctagatgcagaaatcaacaagcgcatgggtaaggcttccactgctatgtccagactggccaagagagtgtgggaaaatggcgcactgacacggaacacaaaagtccgagtgtatcaggcctgtgtcctcagtaccttgctctacagcagcgaggcctggacaacgtatgccagccaagagcgacgtctcaattcattccatcttcgctgccttcggagaatacttggcatcaggtggcaggactatatctccaacacagaagtccttgaagcggccaacacccccagcttatacacactactgagtcagcggcgcttgagatggcttggccatgtgagccgcatggaagatggcaggatccccaaagacacattgtgcagcgagctcgccactggtatcagacccaccggctgtccatgtctccgctataaagacgtctgcaaacgcgacatgaaatcgtgtgacattgatcacaagccgtgggagtcagttgccagcatttgccagagctggcgggcagccataaagacagggctaaattgtggcgagtcgaagagacttagtagttggcaggaaaaaagacagaggcgcaaggggagagccaactgtgcaacagccccgacaaacaaatttctctgcagcacctgtggaagagcctgtcactctagaattggcctttatagccactccaggcgctgcttcacaaaccactgaccacctccaggcgcgtatccattgtctctcgagataaggaggcccaaaagaaaaaagaatagaGGTAGAATTTCATTGCATTAAATCACACTGCTGGACCCAAAGAGATAAAGGAACCAGCACTGAGGTTTAGGTTGGTGTGAGAATAGGTGAAATGTGGGATATGATTCAGAACATGTGAGAAATCCCAGGGGTGGGTGAAAGGAGAATAATCCTGTGTCAAATTAATATCTAAAGATAAGGAGGTGGAGGACAAATATGTGTGAAATCCGTAAAGTAATAAACAGATCAATCTTGTAAAGGACATGTACTGCTTTTGGTCTTTTATTGTCTCTATTTCGCCAACATTTCCTCCATCACCATTGTGGATTTTTTGAACCTTCAGCTATGGAATTTCCAGTAGCGAGTTGACTTGGTTTGTGTCTATGAACAGTGTTTTTTCTAGTAGCTCGCCCCCTGGGTTTGTGTCTGGAGTCAGAAAGTCGGTTAGACTTTAGAGGGAGGCCACTCGGTCCATCGAATTCATGCCGGTTCTCCACCGAGCTATCCAATCagaccagaagtggacacaatgctctagttgGGTCCTAACCGGAGCTTTAGAAAAATCTGgcataactgccctgcttttgGACTCAATGCCTCTATCTGTGCAGCCTTTAACTCCAGAAACAGATGTTCGTGTCCCATCCACATCTCAGTTTGTGTGAAGGACTCCCTGGGTCAGTATGTTATCCAATACAAACAATGTGGAATTTATTTAAAGTCACATAATACTGAGTTGTATTCCAGGAGCAGCGGTGGTTTTGTGTATGGATGTCGCTTGCTGAAACACTATTTGATTTCCTCTTCTGAAATAAGCAGGTACCAATTAATGCGTTGCTGTTCGACAGGAGTCACATTCAGGCCAATCCGGGACTATGTTTAGCAGAACATAGTTCATTTGTCGATGTATTCGCGCGACCTGGGCCCATTTACTCacggaaacaaaaaaaaaatcattttaaaaacaTTCAACATTGATCATAAAAGCGATCCAGGGATAATAGCAATTAGTTAATCAGTGGTCGCCTAGTTTAAACGGTAAATGcaggaacatgcgaattaggagcaggagtagatcactgGACCACACgaacctgctccgcctttcaataagttcattgctgagttgattactccacatttccatctacaccTGATAACTTACTATCCCCTGTGGTTGTCTTTGATTTTTAACCTTCGAGTAATCACAAGATTACTTCAGCTCTGCCGCATGACGGCTCATACTGTATAGTTTTTAATTTACTCTTTATTCACTTCAGAAATTCAAATCCAATTTGCTGCCCATTTCACATATTAATGTACTGAACTTGAACAAATGGTGAATATTCCATCTTTCAATTATTTTGAGAATAATATCTACACAGAGCCTTATACATGCTCACAAGAGGATATTTTTCGAATACGCTTTCAGTTTTGTTCGACTCCCGTgaagaaaaaacaaacaaaataaacaCATCAAAATTCCTTCTTTGAATGATCAGGAATCTGGTCACACTATTCGCTCAGTTCATCGCCGCTCCACCAGGCCCGAAGAGACTCttcttcaatctccatctcaaaatAGATTCCCATGGGATTCCCAATCCCACTCTGCTGCCCTCATCCAGCAAGGAAACCTCACACAACTGCTGAGCAAAGTGCTTGAAATCATTTAACTGCGGACATGTGACCAGGAAATGGAACAGATTCTCGTCCTGTGTCCTGCACACTGGGCAGGTTCCCGCCTCCCCTCACCCCATTTTATACAAAACAGGCAAGATAAATATCCAGTTGTAGGCCAATTTAAAATACACTTCAATCCATTCTGGACATTCAGAATACATCcacacaaaatactgtggatgctgggaatctgaaattaaaaaaccacaggaagtgcaggaaatactcagcaggtctggcattatttgtgcagagacaaacagagttaacgtttctactctgtgacttttcatcattcTTGTCGGACATGATCCGTGTTGCTCTTTTCGAAAATCCCACCCGAAAGACAATTGCTGAACTGAATTTTGCAGAATCTGCAATGacttttttgtttttttattaatACACGCaatggcgcttacccattgtctttcgagacaaggaggccaaagagagagagagaattgccaTTATTTACTATCAAGAAGAGATGGTCGGATTCGTTCTTGCCtcatacttgtgtggcgtgaacttAACTGTCTGTTGGTAAATTTGTCTTTGTGCttatgtctgtctgtgtaactgtctgtgtgtatgtttctgtgcctCAAATTGTCTGCACTTTTCTGCGCGGGTGTTTGTTACTCAGTCTCCTCGATCCAATTACTCTGGATCTGAATTTACAAAGAGATGGAAATGTGAATTGTAAATTTTCTTTTAACAAATGGAATTGGTTTCCGTTCGCGTAAAAGAAAAAACGTAACAATCATGCAAAGTAATTCTTCATTGCGTTCGTCCAGCAGGCGTAGGAGAAAACAAAGGTACAAAGACAGCTGGTGCCATAATTCGGATTTGAACCGAGGTTGCAGCGGCCACGACGCAGAGTACTAACCACTGTAAGATCACGGCGCCACGTACCACCTGGGCAGCTCAGCGCTTACCCTATAACACACTCAAAAACGAAACTGCTTCGAAAAGATGGATTTTGATGACAAGACCAAAATAAGAAGTCAACAATACTCCCCGCGAATGGAATTCGACACACGCCCCAGCACCGACTACAGCTTTCATCTACTAGCTTAGACCGTTCACCCAGGTTACCATCAATAACTGTCTACAGTTTTGAAACTAACTGAAAGCTGGTTTTCCTGATGATTGCCCGCCCACTTCATGGTTTTGCATTGGACAGAGAGAATACAATCAAATGTTATCAAATGTATTTTTGGAAAGACTGAGTGGAACAAGAACCATGAACGCCACCATCTGTAGACTGTGGATGTGTTCCTCATTAGTATAATGGTGAGTATTCTCATCTATGATATAGGAGAGCGGGAttgaaattgctgacagcaacaatgcAATTTTAACAAGTCAAACTTTTCAGTCATTGTGTAACTTCCTAAACGTCATcatcctggaacattaactctgtttctcattacaaagatgctgtcaaacctgctgagtaaCTCCAGCATTCTCTTTttatatttcacatttccagcatctgcaacattTCACTTTTGTGTGAAGTTGGGGAATATATGACTCTATTTGTGGATAAATCTCGACTCCGTTTGGGACCCACAGCTTCTGGTTGGATTCTCTCCGTCCAATACAAAACCTTGGACTCGGTGGGCAATCGGGGGAACCCAGTTTTCAGTTAGATTCAAAGCTGTAATCAGTTATTTATGATACTCTGAGTGAACGGTCTAAAGCAGTGCATTAAAGctgtagtcactgctgggacatGTGTCGAATTCCATTCGTGGGAGTATTTTTAACTTCTTATTTTGGTCTTCACCAAAATGCATCTTTTCGAAGCAGTTCCGTTTTTAACTGTATTTATAGAGTACTCGCTACACTGTGCAGTTGGCATGTGGTGCTGTGATCATATTGTAGTTAATTCTCTGTGTTGTGGCCGCAGTCACCTCAGTTTGAATCCGCGTTCCAACACCAGCTGTCTTTATACCTTTGCTTTCTGCTTCGCCTGCAATAAAGAATCAGTTTTCATTGTATGTTTGTTATATTTTTCTTGTTTTGCTGACGGAAACCAATTTACTGCATCAAAACCTCGCGCTCTCACATGGCTGTACTTGATACTCCAAAATGCAAATCCCACATTTTTCTCCTTCCACGATCACTcaccctcctttactttcctccttccatttcattgtcacttTACTGCGGGATTACCTAATATAACACTCACATTCAATATTTAAGCGTTTATGTTGTTCTGACACCACCGCTGTTCCTGGGGATGGATCTCCCATTTACACCAATGTACATCTGTGCCTTGAAACCAGTCGATACTTTTTGATCTGTGGGATGGCCAGTCAGACAAGCGCTGTGAAAGCAGGACTGACCTCCGGAAGGGCAGCGGCGCCATTGCTCACAACATTTTCTTGGGAATCTGTTGATAATTTCAAAGCTAACTGAAGACCTGGGTTTTTTTTTACACGCTGGCTG
The nucleotide sequence above comes from Heterodontus francisci isolate sHetFra1 chromosome 29, sHetFra1.hap1, whole genome shotgun sequence. Encoded proteins:
- the LOC137345880 gene encoding probable G-protein coupled receptor 139; translation: MLAPLVQTGMIYYPIIAAIGIPVNVMTIVILSRGKCGLSRCITHYLVAMAAADLLVTITDVVLNRINDYYFPTTFLFLTPVCSFHTVLVRAATDISVWLTVAFTFDRFVTICCQKLRTKYCTEKTAAVVIGTVCLLFCLKNIPWYFTFEPYITIDNIPWGCHQKLQYYTLTAWVAFSWIDRCLTPLLPTFLILLLNALTIGHILVASRVRRRLRGTRNAVDHNDPEMESRRKSIILLFAISGNFILLWMTYVIVFLLIQITNQYYSTGFNDPMMIADYTSYMLLLLSCCTNTCIYAVIQTKFREELKNGMKYPLRIILTLLKQRK